Proteins encoded in a region of the Flavobacterium sp. MDT1-60 genome:
- a CDS encoding ZIP family metal transporter: MNYLLPLFSVLLGYAVALFIKPKNKTNLKLLLAFSGSFLLSLTVMHLLPEVYESHKHNIGLFIMVGILFQIILEFFSKGAEHGHVHGHAQMSQIPWLLFISLCIHAFLEGFPVSHHHGLALGIAIHHLPIAVILTTFFINANLNKKAIFAFMLTFAIMTPLGTIASEYLPILNRYYTEITAVVIGILFHISSTIIFESSEGHKFNVAKVSMIVLGILLAFLL; this comes from the coding sequence ATGAATTACTTACTACCCTTATTTTCTGTACTTTTAGGTTATGCTGTGGCTTTATTTATAAAACCAAAAAACAAAACCAATCTAAAATTATTGCTGGCTTTTAGCGGTTCATTTTTATTATCGTTGACAGTAATGCATTTGTTGCCTGAAGTTTACGAATCACACAAGCATAATATTGGTTTGTTCATTATGGTCGGGATTTTATTCCAGATCATATTGGAGTTTTTCTCAAAAGGTGCTGAACACGGGCACGTTCACGGGCATGCACAAATGTCTCAAATCCCGTGGTTGCTTTTTATCAGTTTGTGTATTCATGCTTTTTTAGAAGGTTTCCCGGTAAGTCATCATCATGGTTTGGCACTCGGAATTGCGATTCATCATTTGCCAATTGCTGTGATTTTAACCACTTTTTTCATCAACGCCAATCTGAACAAAAAAGCAATTTTTGCATTCATGCTAACTTTCGCTATTATGACTCCGCTTGGTACAATTGCATCCGAATATTTACCGATTTTAAATAGATACTACACTGAAATAACGGCGGTTGTAATCGGGATTTTATTCCACATTTCATCAACTATTATTTTTGAAAGTAGTGAAGGACATAAATTCAATGTTGCCAAAGTTTCCATGATTGTTCTCGGAATTTTATTGGCATTTTTATTATAA
- a CDS encoding aspartate/glutamate racemase family protein: MRKIGLIGGISWVSTADYYKLINEGINEKMGGLNFSECLIYSFNYSDIKKNNEANDWDSTFKMLFKGCEFLKAGGAEAIVLCANTMHLIADKLEEAIGLPLIHIATATAVEIQKQEIKKVGLLGTKFTMELDFFTDKLKDKGIEAIIPENQEDKDFIHTTIFEELGRGLVTAETKKRYLEIANQLIEKGAQGIILGCTEIPLVIKPEDLSVPIFDTALIHSNAAVEFQLS, encoded by the coding sequence ATGAGGAAAATTGGACTTATAGGCGGTATTAGCTGGGTTTCTACAGCAGATTATTACAAACTTATAAACGAGGGAATAAATGAAAAAATGGGAGGGTTGAACTTCTCAGAATGTTTGATTTATTCTTTTAATTATTCCGATATAAAAAAGAATAACGAAGCAAACGATTGGGATTCTACTTTTAAAATGCTTTTTAAAGGTTGTGAATTCTTAAAAGCGGGCGGGGCAGAAGCGATTGTTTTGTGCGCCAATACGATGCATCTTATCGCTGACAAATTGGAAGAAGCAATTGGTTTACCTCTTATTCATATCGCAACGGCTACGGCTGTTGAAATTCAGAAGCAAGAAATCAAAAAAGTCGGTCTGTTGGGCACCAAGTTTACAATGGAACTTGATTTCTTTACAGATAAATTGAAGGATAAAGGAATAGAAGCCATAATTCCGGAAAATCAGGAAGATAAAGATTTTATTCACACCACAATTTTTGAAGAACTAGGAAGAGGCCTTGTAACGGCAGAAACTAAAAAACGTTATTTAGAAATTGCAAATCAATTAATAGAAAAAGGAGCTCAAGGAATTATTTTAGGTTGTACTGAAATTCCATTAGTAATTAAACCAGAGGATCTTTCGGTTCCGATTTTTGATACGGCCTTGATTCATTCAAACGCTGCGGTTGAATTTCAGTTATCTTAA
- a CDS encoding DUF6048 family protein, protein MKKIISLLLVFTFGLSSCEKDDICDANTPTTPRLVITFYDADNPTVLQNVKNLMVIGKDEPAGIIFNETATDTTKYLANGSTISIPLKTNAETTTYTFVLDSQNDNPAAINTDEITFNYTHQDLYVSRACGFKTIFELNPFSNTPPITRPFVQADTDGNGLWMQEVFVINPKIETENETHIKVFFSSCLMVSMVLVQAQETSTTIEKKETVPVKPKTETAKPALQEAKPDSIKTDRYGLRVGVDLYKLTRGFYDKDYKGIEIVGDFRLTKKYYLAAELGFEDKTTDDDRLNSTATGTYIKGGFDYNLYQNWLDMENLITIGLRGGFSTFSQDLNSYKIYNPNPYWGEQPSIVKDQKYNGLTAGWLEVAMGLKAKVFNNVFVGFGVQLKMLVMNTKPDGFDNLYIPGFNRTYDGSFGIGFNYTVSYFIPIYKKKTVIPSIKKDAPKK, encoded by the coding sequence ATGAAAAAAATAATTTCTCTTTTATTAGTCTTTACTTTTGGTTTATCAAGCTGTGAGAAAGATGATATTTGTGATGCAAACACACCCACGACGCCACGGTTAGTAATTACTTTTTATGATGCTGACAATCCAACAGTGCTTCAAAATGTTAAGAATCTAATGGTTATTGGTAAAGATGAACCTGCGGGAATTATTTTTAATGAAACTGCAACAGATACAACAAAATATTTAGCTAACGGAAGCACAATTTCTATTCCGTTAAAAACAAATGCAGAAACGACGACCTATACTTTTGTTTTAGATTCACAAAATGATAATCCTGCTGCAATAAATACAGATGAGATTACATTTAACTATACGCATCAGGATCTATATGTTTCCAGAGCTTGTGGTTTTAAAACTATTTTTGAACTAAACCCTTTCTCAAACACTCCTCCAATAACAAGACCTTTTGTGCAAGCAGATACTGATGGTAACGGACTTTGGATGCAGGAAGTTTTTGTAATTAATCCTAAAATTGAAACCGAAAATGAAACACACATTAAAGTATTTTTTAGTAGTTGTTTAATGGTTTCAATGGTTTTGGTTCAGGCCCAGGAAACATCAACTACAATAGAAAAAAAAGAAACTGTTCCGGTTAAACCAAAAACTGAAACTGCGAAACCAGCTCTTCAGGAAGCTAAACCAGACAGTATAAAAACAGATCGCTACGGCCTTCGTGTTGGTGTTGATTTATACAAATTGACCCGAGGTTTCTATGACAAAGACTATAAAGGAATTGAAATAGTTGGAGATTTTCGTTTAACAAAAAAATATTATCTGGCCGCAGAACTTGGTTTTGAAGATAAAACAACTGATGATGACCGATTAAATTCTACCGCTACAGGTACTTATATTAAAGGAGGTTTTGATTACAATTTGTATCAAAACTGGCTGGACATGGAAAACTTAATCACTATTGGATTAAGAGGAGGTTTTAGCACTTTTAGTCAGGACTTAAATAGTTATAAGATTTACAATCCAAATCCATATTGGGGAGAACAACCTTCAATTGTTAAGGATCAAAAATACAACGGTCTTACAGCAGGCTGGCTTGAAGTGGCCATGGGACTAAAAGCGAAAGTTTTTAATAACGTTTTTGTTGGTTTTGGAGTACAGCTTAAAATGTTAGTAATGAACACAAAACCGGACGGTTTTGACAACCTTTATATCCCGGGCTTTAACAGGACTTATGATGGAAGTTTCGGAATCGGTTTTAATTATACCGTTTCTTACTTTATTCCGATTTATAAGAAAAAGACAGTTATTCCTTCTATCAAAAAAGACGCTCCAAAAAAGTAA
- a CDS encoding bifunctional 2-polyprenyl-6-hydroxyphenol methylase/3-demethylubiquinol 3-O-methyltransferase UbiG: MSEAPNSSTPNQERNTENWFTSWFDTPYYHILYKDRNYREAQIFMDNLTHYLNLPEKAKVLDLACGKGRHSIYLNQLGFDVLGADLSENSIAEASKNSNDTLHFKVHDMREPFEEKFDAIFNLFTSFGYFENDDDNLTTLKAIKESLSEYGFAVIDFMNVAQVIETLVPEEVKTVEGIDFKIKRYVEDGHIFKEIDFEDQGRKFHFTEKVKALTLKDFEELMAEAGIFLLDIFGDYKLKKFHKIESERLIMIFK; encoded by the coding sequence ATGTCTGAAGCACCAAACTCATCAACACCAAATCAGGAGCGTAACACCGAAAACTGGTTTACATCATGGTTTGATACTCCGTATTATCACATTCTTTATAAAGACCGAAATTACCGGGAGGCTCAGATTTTCATGGATAATCTTACGCATTACCTAAATCTTCCTGAAAAGGCAAAAGTATTGGATTTGGCCTGCGGAAAAGGGCGTCATTCTATTTATTTAAACCAACTTGGCTTTGACGTTTTAGGCGCTGATTTATCTGAAAACAGTATTGCCGAGGCCAGCAAAAACAGTAACGACACCCTGCATTTCAAGGTGCATGATATGCGCGAGCCTTTCGAAGAAAAATTCGACGCCATATTTAACTTGTTCACCAGTTTTGGCTATTTCGAAAATGATGATGACAATCTTACGACTTTAAAAGCAATCAAAGAAAGTTTATCTGAATATGGTTTTGCAGTCATTGATTTTATGAATGTGGCTCAGGTAATCGAAACGTTAGTTCCTGAAGAAGTAAAAACTGTTGAGGGAATCGATTTTAAAATCAAACGATATGTTGAAGACGGACATATTTTTAAAGAAATTGATTTTGAAGATCAAGGCAGAAAATTTCATTTTACCGAAAAAGTAAAAGCTTTAACCTTAAAAGATTTCGAAGAATTAATGGCCGAAGCCGGAATTTTTCTGTTAGATATTTTTGGAGATTACAAACTCAAAAAATTCCACAAAATCGAAAGCGAACGATTAATCATGATTTTTAAATAA
- the rlmD gene encoding 23S rRNA (uracil(1939)-C(5))-methyltransferase RlmD yields the protein MGRKNTDKVVFHQIQVLDAGAKGVSVAKAPDGKVIFIPNVVPGDVVDVQTFKKRKAYYEGKAVKFHELSEHRIEPICDHFGVCGGCKWQNMKYSQQLYYKQNEVKNHLQRIGKVELPEFETILGSEKQFFYRNKMEFSFSNSRWLTEKEIGNTEDLGNRNALGFHIPKMWDKILDIQKCYLQEDPSNAIRNEIRDFANEHNLAFFNPREQSGLLRTFMIRTASTGEIMVLIQFFENDKKNRELILDHLYEKFPQITSLQYVVNAKQNDTIYDQDIKLYKGRDYILEEMEGLKFSINAKSFYQTNSDQAYELYKITRDFAGLTGDETVYDLYTGTGTIAQFVSKKAKKVIGVESVPEAILDAKANAERNNITNCEFFVGDMKVVFNESFIAQHGKPDVIITDPPRDGMHAAVIDQILKIAPKKVVYVSCNSATQARDLALMDEKYKVTRVRPVDMFPQTHHVENVVLLELR from the coding sequence ATGGGAAGAAAAAATACAGACAAAGTTGTCTTTCATCAAATCCAGGTTCTTGATGCTGGAGCAAAAGGAGTATCAGTAGCTAAGGCTCCGGACGGAAAAGTAATATTTATTCCGAACGTAGTTCCGGGTGATGTAGTTGACGTACAAACATTCAAAAAAAGAAAAGCCTATTATGAAGGCAAAGCCGTAAAATTTCACGAATTATCAGAACATCGCATTGAACCAATTTGCGATCACTTTGGAGTTTGTGGAGGATGCAAATGGCAAAATATGAAATACAGCCAACAGTTGTATTACAAACAAAATGAGGTAAAAAATCACTTGCAACGTATCGGGAAAGTTGAACTTCCTGAATTCGAAACTATTTTGGGTTCAGAGAAACAATTTTTCTATAGAAATAAAATGGAATTTTCGTTTTCAAACAGCCGTTGGTTAACGGAGAAAGAAATTGGCAACACAGAAGATTTAGGAAACAGAAATGCTTTAGGATTTCATATTCCGAAAATGTGGGATAAAATTCTTGACATTCAAAAATGTTATTTACAAGAAGATCCTTCAAATGCCATTAGAAACGAAATTAGAGATTTTGCTAACGAGCATAATTTAGCCTTTTTTAATCCGAGAGAACAATCCGGTTTGCTAAGAACTTTTATGATTCGTACTGCATCGACTGGTGAAATCATGGTTTTGATTCAGTTTTTCGAGAATGACAAAAAGAATCGTGAATTGATTTTGGATCATTTATATGAAAAATTTCCACAGATTACTTCATTGCAATATGTTGTAAATGCAAAACAGAACGATACTATTTACGATCAGGATATTAAACTATATAAAGGTCGGGATTATATTCTGGAAGAAATGGAAGGCTTAAAATTCAGCATTAATGCTAAATCTTTTTATCAGACTAATTCTGATCAGGCGTATGAATTGTACAAAATAACACGTGATTTTGCCGGACTTACAGGTGATGAAACAGTTTACGATTTATATACCGGAACGGGAACCATCGCTCAATTCGTTTCAAAAAAAGCAAAAAAAGTAATTGGTGTAGAAAGTGTTCCTGAAGCTATTTTGGATGCTAAAGCAAATGCAGAACGCAATAATATTACCAATTGTGAGTTTTTTGTTGGAGACATGAAAGTGGTATTCAACGAAAGTTTTATTGCACAACACGGAAAACCAGATGTTATCATTACAGATCCACCAAGAGATGGTATGCACGCAGCGGTTATTGATCAGATCTTAAAAATTGCTCCTAAAAAAGTTGTGTATGTGAGTTGTAATTCGGCTACACAAGCGAGAGACCTTGCTTTGATGGACGAAAAATATAAAGTTACCCGCGTTCGACCAGTTGATATGTTTCCGCAGACGCACCATGTTGAAAATGTTGTACTTTTAGAACTTAGATAA
- the cysM gene encoding cysteine synthase CysM — MGPQKLLNLIGNTPLMETVNLVKNKNVKLLLKLEGNNPGGSVKDRAAYNMIASALERGDIKKGDKLIEATSGNTGIALAMIAQLFQIEIELVLPEDSTKERTQTMRAYGATVILTPASEGIIGSRDYADKKVAEGGYIMLNQFANDDNWKAHYKTTGPEIWNDTEGTVTHFVSAMGTTGTIIGTSTYLKEKNPAIQIVGAQPSDGSQIPGIRKWPQEYLPKIFDASKVDTVVDVSEEEARAMTKKLALEEGVFAGMSSGGSVAVALKIAEQLESGVIVAVICDRGDRYLSSDLFD, encoded by the coding sequence ATGGGTCCACAGAAATTGCTAAACCTAATTGGAAATACTCCATTAATGGAAACTGTCAATTTGGTTAAAAATAAAAACGTAAAACTTTTACTAAAACTAGAGGGAAATAATCCTGGGGGAAGTGTAAAAGACAGAGCGGCTTATAATATGATCGCATCAGCCCTGGAAAGAGGCGATATTAAAAAAGGGGATAAATTAATTGAAGCTACAAGCGGTAATACCGGAATTGCCCTTGCCATGATTGCCCAATTGTTTCAAATAGAAATCGAATTAGTCTTACCTGAAGATTCTACAAAAGAAAGAACTCAAACCATGCGTGCGTATGGCGCTACAGTGATTTTAACGCCCGCTAGTGAAGGAATTATTGGTTCGCGTGACTATGCCGACAAAAAAGTCGCAGAAGGCGGTTATATCATGCTAAATCAGTTTGCGAATGACGACAACTGGAAAGCACATTACAAAACTACTGGTCCTGAAATCTGGAATGATACTGAAGGAACCGTAACGCACTTTGTTTCGGCAATGGGAACAACCGGAACAATCATTGGAACTTCAACTTATTTAAAAGAAAAAAATCCTGCAATTCAAATCGTAGGCGCACAACCAAGCGACGGATCTCAAATTCCCGGAATCCGTAAATGGCCTCAGGAATATTTACCAAAAATCTTCGATGCTTCAAAAGTCGATACTGTTGTTGACGTTAGCGAAGAAGAAGCCAGAGCAATGACCAAAAAATTAGCACTTGAAGAAGGCGTTTTTGCCGGAATGAGCAGCGGAGGTTCCGTTGCCGTAGCCTTAAAAATTGCCGAGCAATTAGAATCGGGAGTTATTGTGGCTGTTATCTGCGATCGCGGCGATAGATATCTTTCTTCGGATTTGTTCGATTAA
- a CDS encoding class I SAM-dependent RNA methyltransferase — translation MEENFRMIAKCFFGFEEILEKELRDLGAQDVEKGVRMVSFKGDKGFMYKANLSLRTALKVLKPIYSFRANNEQALYKGISGVNWSKLLNANQTFVIDATVHSTYFNHSEFVSQKCKDAIVDQFRERTGQRPSIDKAFPDLRINIHIDKDQVSVALDTSGNSLHQRGYRTATNIAPINEVLAAGILLLSGWEGQSHFLDPMCGSGTFLAEAAMIACNIPANINRKEFAFEKWKDWDNDLFDQIVNSLMKKTKEFHYTIKGFDKAPSAVNKAKDNIKNANLEDYVTISEDNFFDSEKAVEGKLHMVFNPPYDERLDIHMEEFYKNIGDTLKKSYPGTNAWFITANLEALKFVGLKPSRKIKLFNASLEARLVKYEMYEGSKRTKFQVNE, via the coding sequence ATGGAAGAAAATTTTAGAATGATAGCCAAATGTTTTTTTGGTTTTGAAGAAATATTAGAAAAAGAATTACGTGATCTTGGTGCTCAGGATGTCGAAAAAGGAGTAAGAATGGTAAGCTTTAAAGGCGATAAAGGTTTTATGTATAAAGCCAATTTATCGTTGCGTACGGCACTTAAAGTTTTAAAGCCTATTTACTCGTTTAGAGCAAACAACGAGCAGGCACTATACAAAGGAATTTCAGGCGTTAACTGGTCTAAATTGCTAAATGCCAACCAAACTTTTGTAATTGATGCAACAGTGCATTCGACTTATTTTAATCACTCTGAGTTTGTTTCTCAAAAATGTAAGGATGCGATTGTAGATCAGTTTAGAGAAAGAACGGGTCAGCGTCCGAGTATTGATAAAGCTTTTCCGGACTTAAGAATCAATATTCATATTGACAAAGATCAGGTTTCGGTAGCATTGGATACTTCTGGAAATTCATTGCATCAGCGTGGTTACAGAACCGCTACGAATATTGCACCAATCAACGAAGTTTTGGCGGCAGGAATTCTATTATTATCAGGTTGGGAAGGTCAAAGTCACTTTTTAGACCCAATGTGTGGTTCCGGGACATTTTTAGCAGAAGCGGCTATGATTGCTTGCAACATTCCGGCAAACATCAATAGAAAAGAATTTGCTTTCGAAAAATGGAAAGACTGGGACAATGATTTATTTGATCAGATTGTAAACAGTCTGATGAAAAAAACAAAAGAATTTCATTATACCATTAAAGGTTTTGATAAAGCGCCAAGTGCTGTTAATAAGGCAAAAGACAATATCAAAAATGCTAATTTAGAAGATTACGTTACCATTTCTGAAGATAACTTTTTTGATTCTGAAAAAGCTGTTGAAGGAAAATTGCATATGGTTTTCAATCCGCCATACGATGAGCGTTTGGATATTCACATGGAAGAATTCTATAAAAATATAGGAGATACTTTAAAGAAAAGTTACCCGGGAACAAACGCCTGGTTTATCACAGCAAATCTTGAAGCTCTGAAATTTGTGGGATTAAAACCTTCAAGAAAAATCAAACTTTTTAACGCTAGTTTAGAAGCACGTTTGGTAAAATACGAAATGTACGAAGGAAGTAAGAGAACGAAATTTCAGGTTAACGAATAA
- a CDS encoding sensor histidine kinase KdpD has protein sequence MTLLATAITLLVLNQLIKPISKASKSLDEYRNNRRLSVLPTEYTDEAGLLMCNIQESIYEAESFINEKQDLIYMLSHDLKNFAGNPQGLAKLILSENPSESIKHLADLICESTNLQFRYIENFIKLLNEQDQVVKFNQEPREIMFSNILPFINEQVEQRLIDKNIKLSLSLETEAATLKIDEGLLIQVIVNLISNAIKFSYFDSEIKVRIYNEDSKLMISVVDHGIGFNKNQIEELFKKFTKMSRLGTANESSTGIGLYLCKKIIERNKGTLSAISEGKNKGAEFKIEFDM, from the coding sequence ATGACTTTATTGGCTACCGCGATAACACTTTTGGTTTTAAACCAATTGATAAAACCTATTTCAAAAGCATCAAAATCATTAGATGAATATCGAAACAACAGAAGGCTTTCTGTGCTGCCTACTGAATATACAGATGAAGCTGGTTTATTAATGTGTAATATTCAGGAATCTATTTATGAAGCTGAAAGTTTTATAAACGAAAAGCAGGATTTGATTTATATGCTTTCGCATGATTTGAAAAATTTTGCTGGAAATCCTCAGGGGTTGGCGAAATTGATTTTAAGTGAAAATCCATCTGAATCCATAAAACATTTGGCCGATTTAATTTGTGAATCAACAAACTTGCAGTTTCGTTATATAGAAAATTTTATAAAACTGCTTAATGAACAAGATCAGGTTGTGAAATTTAATCAGGAGCCACGAGAAATAATGTTTTCTAATATTTTACCTTTTATTAATGAGCAGGTTGAACAACGTTTAATTGATAAAAATATTAAATTAAGTCTGAGTTTAGAAACGGAAGCGGCTACTCTTAAAATTGATGAAGGTTTATTGATTCAGGTTATTGTAAACTTAATAAGCAATGCGATTAAATTTTCTTATTTTGACAGTGAAATCAAAGTCAGGATTTACAATGAAGATTCAAAATTGATGATTAGTGTTGTAGATCACGGAATTGGTTTCAATAAAAATCAAATTGAAGAGTTGTTTAAGAAATTTACCAAAATGAGTCGATTGGGTACAGCAAACGAATCATCGACAGGAATTGGTTTATACTTGTGTAAGAAAATTATTGAAAGAAATAAAGGAACTTTAAGCGCTATCAGTGAAGGCAAAAATAAAGGTGCCGAATTTAAGATTGAGTTTGATATGTAA
- a CDS encoding aldo/keto reductase codes for MNYRKLGKTNFNISEISLGTWQVGGKWGSAFDNKTADELLNTAIDNGVNFIDTADVYENGLSETAVGRVVRSRSERIYVATKCGRQINPHVNEGYQPKVLQKFVEDSLKRMNLETLDLIQLHCPPTEVYYRPEIFELFDRLKDQGKILNLGVSVEKAEEALKAIEYSNVTTVQIIFNLFRQRPSQLFFSEARKKDIGIIARVPLASGLLTGKFDPKTIFEPQDHRNFNRNGDAFDKGETFSGIDYNLGLEAVEKLKALFPDSTNLAPIALQWILNFEEISCIIPGASNANHVMSNLSVYDLPKLAPEKIKAMNAIYEEYIKPSVHHLW; via the coding sequence ATGAACTACAGAAAACTAGGAAAAACAAATTTTAATATATCTGAAATTTCACTTGGCACCTGGCAAGTGGGCGGAAAGTGGGGATCTGCTTTTGATAACAAAACAGCAGACGAGCTTTTGAATACTGCTATTGATAATGGCGTAAATTTTATTGATACCGCCGATGTTTATGAAAACGGCTTAAGCGAAACTGCTGTAGGGCGTGTTGTTCGTTCACGATCTGAAAGAATTTATGTGGCTACAAAATGTGGGCGTCAAATTAATCCGCACGTGAATGAAGGTTATCAACCAAAAGTACTTCAGAAATTTGTTGAAGACAGTTTGAAAAGAATGAATTTAGAGACTTTGGATTTAATTCAGCTGCACTGCCCTCCTACTGAAGTTTATTACCGACCTGAGATTTTTGAACTATTTGATCGCTTAAAAGATCAGGGTAAAATTTTAAATCTTGGCGTAAGTGTCGAAAAAGCAGAAGAAGCATTAAAAGCAATTGAATATTCAAATGTAACGACGGTACAAATTATTTTTAATTTGTTTCGCCAGCGTCCGTCGCAATTATTTTTCTCGGAAGCCAGAAAAAAAGACATTGGGATTATTGCGAGAGTTCCATTAGCAAGCGGGCTTTTAACCGGTAAATTTGATCCAAAAACTATTTTTGAACCCCAAGACCATCGTAATTTTAATCGCAACGGAGATGCTTTCGACAAAGGCGAGACTTTCTCTGGGATTGATTACAATTTAGGTTTAGAAGCTGTTGAAAAACTAAAAGCTTTATTTCCGGATTCAACTAATCTTGCCCCTATCGCTTTACAATGGATTTTAAATTTTGAAGAAATCAGCTGTATTATTCCAGGTGCTTCAAATGCAAATCATGTTATGTCAAATTTATCGGTTTATGATTTGCCTAAATTAGCTCCTGAAAAGATTAAAGCTATGAACGCGATTTACGAAGAATACATTAAACCTTCTGTTCATCATTTATGGTAA